Proteins from a single region of Apium graveolens cultivar Ventura chromosome 7, ASM990537v1, whole genome shotgun sequence:
- the LOC141671291 gene encoding valine--tRNA ligase, chloroplastic/mitochondrial 2, with translation MALSNPSLLSSSSSSLFRLNPLLFSQRRRTLTLSPRFFTASASNRSDVFTSPEVAKSFDFTNEERIYNWWESQGYFKPNFDRGSDPFVVPMPPPNVTGSLHMGHAMFVTLEDIMVRYHRMKGKPTLWLPGTDHAGIATQLVVERMLASEGIKRADLGRDEFTKRVWEWKENYGGTITNQIKRLGASCDWTRERFTLDEQLSRAVNEAFVRMHEKDLIYQGSYMVNWSPNLQTAVSDLEVEYSEEPGFLYYIKYRVAGGSRSDYLTIATTRPETLFGDTALAVNPEDERYSKYVGMNAIVPQTYGRHVPIISDKYVDKEFGTGVLKISPGHDHNDYLLARKLGLPILNVMNKDGTLNDVAGLYSGLDRFEVREKLWKDLEEIDLAVEKKPYTLRVPRSQRGGEIIEPLVSKQWFITMEPLAEKALKAVEKGELNIMPDRFEKIYNQWLTNIKDWCISRQLWWGHRIPVWYIVGKDCEEEYIVARSSDEAIIKAREKYGKNVEIYQDPDVLDTWFSSSLWPFSTLGWPDISAEDFKRFYPTSMLETGHDILFFWVARMVMMGIELTGTIPFSNIYLHGLIRDSQGRKMSKTLGNVVDPIGTMQEFGTDALRFTLALGTAGQDLNLSTERLTSNKAFTNKLWNAGKFVLQNLPKPSDTSALTTIMAYEFNNDECLLSLPLPECWVVSKLHILVDMVTASYDKFFFGDVGREIYDFFWSDFADWYIESSKARLYNSDGGAVSSVAQAVLLYVFENILKLLHPFMPYVTEELWQALPNRTEALIISNWPLTSLPRHTNSIKRFENFQALTRAIRNARAEYSVEPAKRISASIVANSEVTQYISKEKEVLALLSRLDLQSIHFSDSPPNDANQSVHLVAGEGLEAYLPLADMVDITAEVQRLSKRINKMQKEYDGLVARLSSPEFIAKAPGEIIDGIREKASEAEEKLTLTKNRLTFLRSTTVVASDVRRA, from the exons ATGGCGTTGTCAAACCCCTCCCTtttatcttcttcttcttcatctctCTTTAGACTCAATCCTCTCCTCTTCTCTCAACGTAGGCGTACTCTAACACTCTCCCCAAGGTTTTTCACAg CTTCTGCTTCTAATAGAAGCGATGTATTTACTTCTCCTGAAGTTGCTAAGTCGTTCGACTTCACTAACGAAGAACGGATATACAATTG GTGGGAATCTCAAGGTTATTTTAAGCCAAACTTTGACAGAGGAAGTGATCCTTTTGTTGTCCCAATGCCACCACCTAATGTTACTGGTTCATTGCACATGGGGCATGCCATGTTTGTGACTCTAGAG GATATCATGGTTAGATACCATCGCATGAAGGGCAAGCCTACACTTTGGCTTCCCGGAACTGATCATGCTGGCATTGCAACTCAG TTGGTTGTGGAAAGAATGTTGGCTTCTGAAGGAATAAAAAGAGCTGATCTGGGCAGAGACGAGTTCACAAAGCGAGTTTGGGAGTGGAAGGAGAA TTATGGTGGAACTATCACAAATCAAATAAAGAGACTCGGTGCTTCTTGTGATTGGACTAGAGAACGTTTCACTCTTGACGAGCAGCTAAGCC GAGCTGTAAATGAGGCTTTTGTTAGGATGCACGAGAAAGATCTTATCTATCAAG GCTCCTACATGGTCAATTGGTCTCCTAACTTGCAGACTGCTGTATCTGATTTG GAAGTTGAATATTCAGAAGAACCAGGCTTTCTGTATTATATCAAGTACCGTGTTGCTGGAGGTTCAAG GAGCGATTATCTGACAATTGCAACAACGCGGCCAGAGACTTTATTTGGTGATACTGCTCTGGCAGTGAATCCTGAG GATGAACGCTATTCCAAATACGTAGGAATGAATGCTATTGTTCCACAGACATATGGCCGTCATGTACCTATCATCTCTGACAAG TATGTTGATAAAGAATTTGGAACTGGAGTATTAAAGATAAGCCCTGGCCATGATCACAACGACTACCTTCTTGCTCGAAAACTTGGTCTGCCAATACTCAATGTAATGAACAAGGATGGGACACTGAATGATGTTGCTGGGTTGTACAG TGGTCTTGATCGGTTTGAAGTGAGGGAAAAACTGTGGAAAGATCTGGAGGAGATAGACTTAGCAGTTGAAAAAAAGCCTTATACTTTACGAGTTCCTAGATCCCAACGTGGCGGAGAG ATAATTGAGCCTTTGGTAAGCAAGCAATGGTTTATAACCATGGAGCCCTTGGCTGAGAAAGCCCTCAAGGCAGTTGAAAAAGGTGAACTAAACATCATGCCTGATAGATTTGAGAAG ATTTATAATCAATGGCTTACAAATATCAAGGATTGGTGTATAAGTCGGCAGCTGTGGTGGGGACATCGTATACCGGTTTGGTATATTGTGGGTAAAGATTGTGAAGAAGAATATATAGTTGCTAGGAGTTCAGATGAAGCTATTATTAAAGCTCGTGAGAAGTATGGGAAAAATGTTGAAATATATCAGGACCCAGATGTCCTTGACACTTGGTTTTCGAG TTCTCTTTGGCCATTTAGTACTTTGGGATGGCCTGACATTTCAGCTGAGGATTTCAAACGGTTTTACCCAACATCAATGCTTGAAACAGG GCACGACATATTATTCTTTTGGGTGGCTCGCATGGTAATGATGGGAATTGAGTTAACAGGGACGATTCCATTTTCAAATATCTATCTTCATGGACTTATTAGGGATTCTCAA GGGAGAAAAATGTCCAAAACATTGGGCAATGTTGTGGACCCCATTGGTACAATGCAAGAATTTGGCACAGACGCGCTGAGGTTCACACTTGCTTTAGGAACTGCTGGTCAG GATCTTAATTTGTCAACTGAGAGATTGACCTCCAATAAAGCATTCACAAATAAATTGTGGAATGCAGGCAAGTTTGTACTGCAAAATTTGCCTAAACCAAGTGATACATCTGCTCTAACAACTATCATGGCCTATGAG TTTAATAATGATGAATGCTTGCTTAGTCTACCCTTGCCAGAGTGTTGGGTG GTCTCTAAACTTCATATACTTGTTGACATGGTTACCGCAAGTTATGACAAGTTCTTCTTTGGAGATGTTGGAAGGGAAATCTATGATTTCTTTTGGAGTGACTTTGCTGATTG GTATATTGAATCAAGTAAAGCTCGCTTATACAATTCTGATGGTGGGGCAGTGTCTTCTGTAGCACAGGCAGTTCTCTTATATGTTTTTGAGAACATATTGAAATTGCTACACCCGTTCATGCCGTATGTTACTGAAGAGTTGTGGCAG GCTCTACCCAATCGGACGGAAGCTCTTATAATTTCAAACTGGCCACTGACTTCACTTCCAAGGCATACCAATTCCATTAAAAGATTTGAAAACTTCCAAGCATTG ACAAGAGCAATTAGAAATGCTCGAGCCGAATACTCTGTTGAACCAGCAAAGCGCATATCTGCATCCATAGTTGCAAACTCTGAAGTCACTCAGTATATATCT AAAGAAAAGGAAGTTCTAGCCCTTCTCTCCAGACTAGATTTGCAAAGCATTCACTTTTCTGACTCTCCTCCAA ATGATGCAAATCAGTCTGTCCATCTTGTTGCTGGGGAGGGGCTGGAGGCATATCTTCCTCTTGCTGATATGGTAGATATCACTGCAGAAGTTCAGCGTCTTTCGAAGCGCATAAATAAAATGCAAAAAGAGTATGATGGGCTTGTGGCACGCTTAAGTTCTCCTGAA TTCATAGCGAAAGCTCCTGGGGAAATTATTGATGGTATTAGAGAAAAAGCATCAGAAGCAGAAGAGAAATTAACTCTTACCAAGAACCGGCTAACATTCCTCAGATCAACAACTGTGGTTGCTAGTGATGTTCGCCGGGCCTAA
- the LOC141673031 gene encoding uncharacterized protein LOC141673031, whose amino-acid sequence MKRLPGILDLISPSISAVRLIHTTSPPEPELITAICGSLRKGSNFPTLTKKFTNLNLNNNTQIIPKILLQLKQPHDANWALKFFHWTAHDFEIHHSPFDYCITIHILTHAKLVKDAQALLESVLIKTSSGTLILDLLFDSYEISESTPFVFDLFVQCCAKLKMINDAISACELLDKKGFNLSVISYNCLINVVLKSENAGLVWKVYVGMIRRRVCPNEFTMRVMVSGLCKEGRLGEFLDVVERIRGKKCSAGVVVNTCLVYGMIDEGRVEEGLGILKWLLQRNLILDSVSYGLVVFARVKIGDMASALKVYEEMIRRGFSENSFVHTLFVGKYCEEGKVDEAIELFGEMEYLGLKPYVETFNHLILGCARAGLLEDSLRFCESMIEAGLVSSCVAFNELVKQMCDNGFTKRADDILTSLLDTGFVPNEQTYSCLIAGYQKEGNLQGVLKLYYEMEYKSLSPSTSVFALVIEALCHCGDLKEAEKFLKTMKDKSLVPCSHIYENIINAHIEKGNKLRGDQLYQEMLNSGHRASVETHLHDVAKS is encoded by the coding sequence ATGAAACGTTTACCTGGAATCCTGGACCTCATATCTCCGTCCATCTCCGCCGTTCGGCTAATCCACACCACTTCTCCACCAGAACCAGAACTCATCACCGCTATATGTGGGTCCCTCAGAAAAGGCTCAAACTTTCCCACTCTAACAAAAAAATTCACCAATTTAAACCTCAACAATAACACCCAAATCATCCCAAAAATATTACTCCAACTCAAACAACCTCATGATGCCAATTGGGCTCTAAAGTTTTTCCACTGGACTGCCCATGATTTTGAAATTCACCATAGCCCATTTGATTATTGTATCACAATTCACATTTTAACCCATGCAAAGCTTGTTAAAGATGCTCAAGCATTGCTTGAATCAGTTTTGATCAAAACTAGTTCAGGTACTTTGATTCTTGATTTGTTGTTTGATAGTTATGAGATTAGTGAATCAACCCCTTTTGTGTTTGATTTGTTTGTGCAATGTTGTGCTAAGTTGAAAATGATTAATGATGCTATTAGTGCTTGTGAATTGTTGGATAAAAAAGGGTTTAATTTGAGTGTGATTAGTTATAATTGTTTGATTAATGTGGTGTTGAAATCGGAGAATGCGGGTTTGGTTTGGAAGGTTTATGTGGGGATGATTAGGAGGAGGGTTTGTCCGAATGAGTTTACGATGAGGGTTATGGTTAGTGGGCTGTGTAAGGAAGGGAGGTTGGGTGAGTTTTTGGATGTTGTGGAGAGGATTCGTGGGAAAAAATGTTCGGCTGGTGTGGTTGTTAATACTTGTTTGGTTTACGGGATGATTGATGAGGGGAGGGTTGAAGAGGGGTTGGGGATTTTGAAGTGGTTGTTGCAGAGGAATTTGATTCTTGATAGTGTTTCGTATGGTTTGGTTGTTTTTGCGAGAGTTAAGATTGGGGATATGGCGTCTGCGTTGAAGGTGTATGAAGAGATGATTAGAAGGGGTTTTAGTGAGAATTCATTTGTGCATACATTGTTTGTAGGGAAGTATTGTGAGGAGGGAAAGGTTGATGAAGCGATTGAGTTGTTTGGTGAAATGGAATATTTGGGATTGAAACCGTATGTTGAGACTTTTAATCATCTTATTTTGGGATGTGCTCGAGCTGGTCTGTTAGAAGACAGCTTGAGATTTTGTGAGAGTATGATAGAGGCTGGTTTGGTTTCCAGTTGCGTAGCTTTTAATGAGTTGGTTAAACAGATGTGTGATAATGGATTCACGAAGCGGGCTGATGACATTTTAACTTCTCTTTTGGATACAGGATTTGTACCTAATGAGCAGACATACTCTTGTCTCATTGCAGGCTATCAAAAAGAAGGGAACCTTCAAGGAGTTCTTAAGCTTTACTATGAAATGGAATACAAGTCACTCTCTCCAAGTACGTCGGTGTTTGCTTTGGTAATTGAAGCACTGTGCCATTGTGGAGATTTGAAAGAAGCCGAGAAATTTTTGAAGACAATGAAAGATAAATCGTTGGTTCCATGTTCACACATATATGAGAATATAATTAATGCCCATATTGAGAAGGGTAACAAATTAAGAGGTGACCAACTTTATCAGGAAATGCTTAATAGTGGACATAGGGCTAGTGTTGAAACTCATTTACATGATGTAGCAAAAAGTTAG